Proteins found in one Panicum hallii strain FIL2 chromosome 4, PHallii_v3.1, whole genome shotgun sequence genomic segment:
- the LOC112889637 gene encoding E3 ubiquitin-protein ligase Os06g0535400-like — MDLPWLDLPFTFLTLLLATRLAYDYYGDVAAAFAGGFSIQVFLFYCFARWYRHAIEGRAAAGGRDDPSPSNRQVGADAEAPPVLTPLLGAPGGVRASALASRCFAVVFMVFVPLLIVVFERSQADVVAYALCLANIIVMVVWLSPDSGPTAAAAKSLLRLSDDEDDGSTGSAGAGADKCCVCLAGMREDQALRELPRCGHSFHDKCIGKWLKAHPTCPVCRATAVPPPQDGGGGDPLDDDISPV, encoded by the coding sequence atggaCCTCCCGTGGCTGGACCTGCCCTTCACCTTCCTCACGCTGCTCCTCGCCACGCGCCTCGCCTACGACTACTACGGCGACGTCGCCGCGGCCTTCGCCGGCGGCTTCTCCATCCAGGTCTTCCTCTTCTACTGCTTCGCGCGCTGGTACCGCCATGCCATCGAggggcgcgccgccgcggggggccGCGACGATCCGTCGCCGTCGAACCGGCAGGTGGGCGCGGACGCGGAGGCCCCGCCCGTCCTGACCCCGCTGCTGGGCGCgcccggcggcgtgcgcgcgtcggCGCTGGCCAGCCGGTGCTTCGCCGTGGTGTTCATGGTGTTCGTGCCGCTTCTCATCGTCGTCTTCGAGCGCAGCCAGGCGGACGTCGTCGCCTACGCGCTCTGCCTCGCCAACATCATCGTCATGGTCGTCTGGCTGTCGCCGGACTCCGggcccacggccgccgccgccaagtcGCTCCTGCGGCTCAGcgacgacgaggacgacggCAGCACGGGAAGCGCCGGCGCCGGTGCCGACAAGTGCTGCGTCTGCCTCGCCGGCATGCGGGAGGACCAGGCGCTCCGGGAGCTGCCGCGCTGCGGCCACAGCTTCCACGACAAGTGCATCGGCAAGTGGCTCAAGGCGCACCCGACGTGCCCGGTCTGCCGGGCCAcggccgtgccgccgccgcaggacggcggcggcggcgacccgctCGACGACGACATTAGCCCCGTCTAG